In a genomic window of Salegentibacter salegens:
- a CDS encoding LOG family protein produces MENNNKNQLKSIAVFCASSEGNDEKIYTESYRLGKILAQKNIKLVFGGSKLGLMDQVAAGTLQNGGEVIGVIPDFLKTKEVVHTDLTELITTKDMHERKLKMHELSDGFIALPGGFGTFEELFEIVTWGQLGLHQNPIGLLNINGFYDDLIAMLKTMVRKGLLRKENFDLLLIAEDIEELLEKMYNFKPMPVPKWMNKDQT; encoded by the coding sequence TTGGAAAATAACAATAAAAACCAACTTAAAAGCATTGCCGTTTTTTGCGCAAGCAGCGAAGGCAATGACGAAAAAATATACACCGAATCTTACCGATTGGGAAAAATTTTAGCCCAAAAAAATATTAAACTGGTTTTTGGCGGCAGTAAACTTGGCTTAATGGACCAGGTTGCGGCCGGAACACTTCAAAATGGAGGAGAAGTTATCGGGGTGATTCCAGATTTTTTAAAAACCAAAGAAGTGGTTCATACCGATCTAACCGAGTTGATCACTACCAAAGATATGCACGAGCGCAAGCTTAAAATGCACGAATTAAGCGATGGTTTTATTGCGCTCCCCGGCGGATTTGGAACTTTTGAAGAGCTTTTTGAAATCGTAACCTGGGGGCAGTTGGGATTGCATCAAAATCCTATTGGATTATTAAATATCAACGGATTCTACGACGATCTTATCGCGATGCTTAAAACAATGGTAAGAAAGGGATTGCTGAGAAAGGAGAATTTTGATCTTTTACTTATTGCTGAAGATATAGAGGAATTACTGGAAAAAATGTATAATTTTAAACCAATGCCGGTTCCCAAATGGATGAATAAAGACCAGACCTAA
- the prmC gene encoding peptide chain release factor N(5)-glutamine methyltransferase: protein MKLKPQKEIFAKSLENEYPAEEVLSFFFLLTEAFFKINRLNLALNPELEIDENQVEKLDLALARLKKHEPIQHIIGETEFFGLTFKVDKNVLVPRPETEELIEWILEDFSEEEALKILDIGTGSGCIAISLAKNLPEAKISAIDISEEALKIAAQNSEINKVQLDFIQQDILQLENLKENYEIIVSNPPYVRELEKKEMHRNVLDYEPETALYVKDGNPLIFYEKIMKLAKTALNPGGKLYFEINQYLAEETEKMMQKQGFKTELRKDLFGNFRMLKGEV, encoded by the coding sequence ATGAAACTAAAACCCCAAAAAGAAATATTCGCTAAATCACTGGAAAACGAATATCCTGCGGAAGAAGTGCTTTCTTTTTTCTTTTTGCTTACCGAAGCTTTTTTTAAGATAAATCGGTTGAATCTTGCTTTAAATCCAGAGCTTGAAATTGATGAAAATCAGGTTGAGAAATTGGATTTAGCCTTGGCTCGTTTAAAAAAACACGAACCCATTCAACATATTATTGGAGAAACAGAATTTTTTGGATTAACTTTTAAAGTCGATAAAAATGTATTGGTACCCAGGCCGGAAACCGAAGAATTAATTGAATGGATTTTAGAAGATTTTTCGGAAGAGGAAGCTCTTAAAATTCTGGATATTGGTACGGGTAGCGGTTGCATCGCTATTAGCCTGGCAAAAAACCTTCCAGAGGCTAAAATTTCAGCTATAGATATTTCAGAAGAGGCTTTGAAAATTGCAGCTCAAAATTCAGAGATAAATAAAGTACAGTTAGATTTTATTCAGCAGGATATTCTTCAGTTAGAAAATTTAAAGGAAAACTACGAAATAATTGTTTCCAATCCGCCATACGTTCGGGAGTTGGAAAAGAAGGAAATGCACCGGAATGTTTTAGATTATGAACCTGAAACCGCATTATATGTTAAAGATGGAAATCCTTTAATTTTCTATGAGAAAATCATGAAATTGGCTAAAACCGCTTTAAATCCGGGTGGAAAACTCTATTTTGAGATCAATCAATACCTGGCAGAAGAAACCGAAAAGATGATGCAAAAACAAGGCTTTAAAACCGAATTGCGAAAAGATCTTTTCGGAAATTTTAGAATGCTAAAAGGGGAAGTATAA
- a CDS encoding GNAT family N-acetyltransferase, which yields MNTLKIREIQPEDNQQVAEVVRTVLVEMGVPKVGTAYEDEALDDMHATYQHPRMNYFVVENEGKIIGGAGIAPLIGLEEKICELQKMYFLPEARGKGLGAQMMDTCLKFAKSQGFKQCYIETLPYMESARKLYARSGFKSLERPLGDTGHYNCTMWMIKDV from the coding sequence ATGAACACGCTAAAAATACGGGAAATTCAACCCGAAGACAATCAACAAGTTGCCGAAGTAGTAAGAACGGTTTTAGTAGAAATGGGCGTTCCTAAGGTTGGCACCGCCTATGAAGACGAAGCCCTGGACGATATGCATGCCACTTACCAGCACCCACGAATGAATTATTTTGTGGTAGAAAACGAAGGAAAAATAATTGGGGGAGCGGGAATTGCACCCTTAATCGGACTGGAAGAAAAGATATGTGAATTACAGAAAATGTATTTTTTGCCTGAAGCACGAGGCAAAGGTTTGGGCGCGCAAATGATGGATACCTGTCTTAAATTTGCCAAATCACAAGGTTTTAAGCAATGCTACATTGAAACCCTGCCCTATATGGAAAGCGCCAGAAAACTCTACGCCCGCAGCGGATTCAAATCTTTAGAAAGACCCCTCGGTGACACCGGGCATTATAATTGTACGATGTGGATGATTAAGGATGTTTAG
- the ribD gene encoding bifunctional diaminohydroxyphosphoribosylaminopyrimidine deaminase/5-amino-6-(5-phosphoribosylamino)uracil reductase RibD: protein MNIHEKYIKRCIELAKNGLGTTYPNPLVGSVIVHQNKIIGEGWHQKAGAPHAEVNAINSVKDESLLKKATIYVSLEPCSHFGKTPPCSDLIIAKGIKKVVIGTVDPFAEVAGRGIKKLMEAGCEVQVGILEKKCQDLNKRFFTFHQKKRPYIILKWAQTADGFIAPKIQEKREPVWITNQYSKQLVHKWRSEEQAILVGTNTAIADNPKLNTRLWEGTNPVRVVIDKELKIPQESALFDGSIKTIVLNENETSDKNNLIFEKLDFQQDLSQQICEVLYRHNLQSVIIEGGAKTLQTFIDVDLWDEARVFTGISEFHKGLKAPEFSGKMFSEISLERDNLKTYRND from the coding sequence GTGAATATACACGAAAAATATATAAAACGCTGTATCGAACTGGCCAAAAACGGTCTGGGAACTACCTATCCCAATCCGCTGGTAGGCAGCGTAATTGTTCATCAAAACAAAATAATTGGTGAAGGCTGGCATCAAAAAGCAGGAGCCCCACATGCCGAAGTAAACGCGATTAATTCGGTTAAGGACGAGTCGCTTTTAAAAAAGGCTACTATTTATGTGAGCCTGGAACCCTGTAGCCATTTCGGGAAAACGCCGCCATGTAGCGATTTAATTATCGCTAAAGGCATAAAAAAAGTTGTTATTGGTACGGTAGATCCTTTTGCCGAAGTTGCCGGCCGCGGTATTAAAAAATTGATGGAAGCCGGTTGCGAAGTGCAGGTAGGGATTCTGGAAAAAAAATGCCAGGATTTAAACAAACGCTTTTTTACTTTTCATCAAAAAAAACGGCCTTATATTATTTTGAAATGGGCCCAAACCGCCGATGGTTTTATCGCTCCCAAAATTCAGGAAAAACGGGAACCTGTTTGGATCACCAATCAATATTCTAAACAACTGGTGCATAAATGGCGCAGCGAAGAACAGGCTATTTTAGTGGGCACAAACACCGCCATTGCTGATAATCCCAAACTGAATACAAGACTTTGGGAAGGTACAAACCCGGTTCGGGTGGTGATAGATAAAGAATTAAAAATTCCGCAGGAATCTGCATTGTTTGATGGCAGTATAAAAACCATAGTTTTAAACGAAAATGAAACTTCAGACAAGAATAATTTAATATTTGAAAAACTCGATTTTCAGCAAGATCTATCGCAGCAAATTTGCGAGGTGCTTTACCGGCATAATCTACAATCGGTTATTATTGAAGGTGGTGCAAAAACGCTTCAGACATTTATTGATGTAGATCTTTGGGATGAAGCAAGAGTTTTTACCGGGATTTCTGAATTTCATAAAGGCCTAAAAGCACCGGAGTTTTCAGGAAAAATGTTTTCAGAAATCAGTTTGGAGCGGGATAATTTAAAAACTTATAGAAATGATTAA
- a CDS encoding HAD family hydrolase produces MIKTIIFDFGDVFINLDKPATMREMNKYEIEKLSENLMDINQQYEKGLISSEEFVKSYQSEHSQLQTEHFRNSWNAILVDFPEYRYQFLKKLSEEKNYQLILLSNTNEIHIDWVKGNVPFFEDFNACFDAFYLSHEINFRKPDAEIYEFVLKQHDLKPQECLFIDDTKENTDAAENLGIYTWNIEPTREDVIDLFTAKKELF; encoded by the coding sequence ATGATTAAAACGATAATTTTCGATTTTGGAGACGTATTCATAAACCTGGATAAACCGGCTACGATGCGCGAAATGAATAAATATGAAATCGAAAAGCTCTCAGAGAATTTGATGGATATAAATCAGCAATATGAAAAAGGGCTTATTTCTTCTGAAGAATTTGTAAAATCTTATCAGAGCGAACATTCTCAGCTACAAACAGAACATTTCAGAAATTCCTGGAATGCTATTTTGGTTGATTTCCCTGAATATCGCTACCAGTTTTTAAAGAAACTTTCCGAAGAAAAAAACTACCAGTTAATTCTTTTGAGCAACACCAACGAAATCCATATTGATTGGGTTAAAGGTAATGTACCGTTTTTCGAAGATTTCAATGCTTGTTTTGATGCATTTTATCTTTCTCACGAGATAAATTTCAGAAAACCCGATGCTGAAATCTATGAATTCGTATTAAAACAACACGACCTAAAACCCCAGGAATGTCTATTTATAGATGATACCAAAGAAAATACTGATGCCGCTGAAAATTTAGGAATCTATACCTGGAATATTGAACCTACCCGGGAAGATGTCATCGATTTATTTACCGCTAAAAAGGAATTATTTTGA
- a CDS encoding IMPACT family protein, with amino-acid sequence MKDTYKTITKASPEVLFKDKNSKFFGYAFPVKTEEEANLYLEELKSKHHKARHWCYAWQLGKSDFQYRANDDGEPSNSAGMPIYGQIQSFEVTNILIVVVRYFGGVKLGVGGLIQAYKTAAQMALEEANIVKRTIDELFEISFDYPEMNIVMRLIKENNLNIVEQKLELDCKIYISVRKKEAAAIFEKFDATYKVGIKKLED; translated from the coding sequence ATGAAAGACACTTATAAAACCATCACCAAAGCTTCACCAGAAGTCCTTTTTAAGGATAAAAATTCTAAATTCTTTGGTTATGCTTTTCCGGTAAAGACTGAAGAAGAAGCGAATCTTTATTTAGAAGAATTAAAATCAAAGCACCACAAAGCGCGGCACTGGTGTTATGCCTGGCAATTGGGAAAATCTGATTTTCAATATCGCGCCAATGATGATGGCGAGCCTTCAAATTCGGCCGGAATGCCTATTTATGGGCAAATTCAATCGTTTGAGGTTACCAATATTTTAATTGTGGTGGTTAGATATTTTGGCGGTGTAAAATTGGGTGTTGGTGGGTTGATTCAGGCTTATAAAACTGCAGCGCAAATGGCATTGGAAGAAGCCAATATCGTTAAGAGAACTATTGATGAACTTTTTGAAATTAGTTTTGATTATCCTGAAATGAATATTGTGATGCGATTAATAAAAGAAAATAATCTCAATATCGTTGAACAAAAACTAGAGTTGGATTGCAAGATTTATATTTCAGTGAGAAAAAAAGAAGCTGCAGCTATTTTCGAAAAATTTGATGCTACTTATAAAGTTGGAATTAAAAAGTTGGAAGATTGA
- a CDS encoding acyl-CoA thioesterase yields the protein MKSHVSYVKVRYAETDQMGVVHHGNYAQYFEIARLDWLSALGISYKSMEENGVMLPVYELNTKFLKPAVFEDELKIEMRLKELPSVKITFEYLVFNQREDFITKAYTTLVFMDSKTKKPIRCPQYILDKLT from the coding sequence ATGAAAAGTCACGTTTCTTATGTTAAAGTCCGTTATGCGGAAACCGATCAAATGGGTGTGGTTCACCACGGTAATTATGCTCAATACTTTGAAATTGCCCGCTTAGACTGGCTTTCGGCCCTTGGAATTTCTTATAAGTCTATGGAAGAAAATGGAGTTATGTTGCCTGTGTATGAGCTAAATACAAAGTTTTTAAAACCGGCCGTTTTTGAAGATGAACTTAAAATTGAAATGAGATTAAAAGAACTTCCATCGGTAAAAATAACTTTTGAATACCTGGTTTTTAACCAACGTGAAGACTTTATTACAAAAGCTTACACAACATTGGTTTTTATGGATTCCAAAACCAAAAAACCAATTCGCTGTCCACAGTATATTTTGGATAAATTGACATAA
- the dnaA gene encoding chromosomal replication initiator protein DnaA gives MSKTAQSVWNSCLAFIKDNITPQAYKTWFEPIQAVKLTDCALSIQVPSKFFYEWLEEHYVKLLKVSLTKELGEKAKLVYVIKMENTYGNKMPFTEKIPSTQRSHMASQEVDVPLKNKNPELKNPFIIPGIRNVKIESQLNPSYNFENFLEGDSNRLARSAGLAVANKPGGTSFNPLLIFGGVGLGKTHLGHAIGVEIKDKYPEKTVLYISAEKFTQQYIESVKKNNRNDFIHFYQIIDVLIVDDIQLLSGKAGTQDVFFHIFNHLHQNGKQVILTSDKAPVDMQDIEQRLLSRFKWGLSAELQHPDFETRISIIKSKLYRDGVEMPEEIVEFLANNIKTNIRELEGAIISLIAHSSFNKKDITLELAKKIVDNYVKNTKREVSIDYIQKVVSDYFQMDVQTLQSKTRKRHIVQARQLAMFFAKKFTKASLASIGSQIGKRDHATVLHACKTVDNLATTDKQFKKFVEDLNKKLTI, from the coding sequence ATGTCAAAAACTGCGCAATCAGTTTGGAATAGCTGTCTGGCTTTTATCAAAGATAACATTACTCCACAGGCTTATAAGACGTGGTTTGAACCTATACAAGCAGTAAAACTTACAGATTGTGCACTGAGCATACAGGTGCCTTCTAAGTTTTTTTACGAATGGTTAGAAGAACATTATGTTAAGCTTTTAAAAGTTTCCCTTACCAAAGAATTAGGAGAAAAAGCCAAGTTGGTCTATGTGATCAAAATGGAAAATACCTACGGCAATAAAATGCCTTTTACCGAAAAAATACCGAGTACGCAACGAAGTCATATGGCCTCCCAGGAAGTAGATGTACCTTTAAAAAATAAAAACCCCGAATTAAAAAACCCTTTTATAATTCCTGGAATTAGAAATGTAAAAATTGAATCGCAACTTAATCCAAGTTATAATTTTGAAAATTTCCTGGAAGGAGATTCTAATAGATTAGCAAGATCGGCGGGCTTAGCGGTGGCTAATAAACCGGGCGGCACCTCTTTTAACCCCTTGCTTATTTTTGGCGGGGTAGGATTAGGAAAAACGCATTTGGGACACGCTATTGGGGTTGAAATTAAAGATAAATATCCAGAAAAGACGGTTTTATATATTTCTGCTGAAAAATTTACACAGCAGTATATTGAATCGGTAAAGAAAAATAATAGAAATGATTTTATTCATTTCTACCAGATTATTGATGTTTTAATTGTTGATGATATCCAGTTGCTTTCTGGAAAAGCAGGGACGCAGGATGTATTCTTCCACATTTTTAATCATTTACATCAAAACGGAAAACAGGTTATTCTTACCAGTGATAAAGCGCCGGTAGATATGCAGGATATTGAACAACGCCTGCTTTCAAGATTTAAATGGGGACTTTCTGCAGAATTGCAACATCCCGATTTTGAAACCCGTATTTCTATTATAAAAAGCAAACTTTATCGCGACGGGGTAGAAATGCCGGAAGAAATCGTTGAGTTTTTAGCTAATAATATTAAGACCAATATCAGGGAATTGGAAGGTGCAATTATTTCACTTATCGCCCACTCTTCTTTTAATAAGAAAGATATTACCTTAGAGCTCGCAAAAAAGATCGTAGACAACTACGTGAAAAATACCAAGCGCGAAGTTTCTATAGATTATATTCAAAAAGTGGTTAGTGATTATTTCCAGATGGATGTGCAAACTTTGCAGTCTAAAACCCGAAAAAGACATATAGTACAGGCAAGGCAGCTGGCTATGTTCTTTGCTAAAAAGTTTACAAAAGCCTCTTTGGCGAGCATTGGTTCCCAGATTGGAAAACGCGATCACGCCACGGTTTTACACGCCTGTAAAACGGTAGATAACCTGGCCACGACCGATAAGCAATTCAAAAAATTTGTTGAAGACCTCAACAAGAAACTTACCATATAA
- a CDS encoding low molecular weight protein-tyrosine-phosphatase — protein MKTKVLMVCLGNICRSPLAEGILKSKVDESMVFVDSAGTGDYHIDDAPDPRSVAIAKKNNLDITYQRGRQFQAEDFDKFDRIYVMDNSNFKDVISLARNDDDRAKVQLILDEIFPAENVDVPDPYFGGDHGFENVYQMLDEACDKIADQLKEEDKA, from the coding sequence ATGAAGACTAAGGTATTGATGGTGTGCCTCGGCAACATTTGCAGATCACCGCTTGCCGAAGGTATTTTAAAATCTAAAGTAGACGAATCTATGGTTTTTGTAGATTCGGCCGGAACCGGCGATTATCATATAGACGATGCTCCCGATCCACGGTCTGTTGCAATAGCAAAAAAGAACAACCTGGATATCACCTACCAACGCGGAAGGCAATTCCAGGCTGAAGATTTTGATAAATTCGATCGCATTTATGTGATGGATAATTCGAATTTTAAAGATGTGATCTCTCTTGCCAGAAACGACGACGATCGCGCTAAAGTACAACTGATCCTGGATGAAATTTTCCCTGCGGAAAACGTGGATGTTCCAGATCCATATTTTGGCGGCGACCACGGGTTTGAAAATGTATACCAAATGCTTGATGAAGCCTGCGATAAGATTGCAGACCAATTGAAAGAAGAAGACAAAGCATAA
- a CDS encoding SAM-dependent methyltransferase yields MADFKYSGKLYLIPTTMGAANPMQVLPQQVKEIMENLDIFIAENEKTARRHVKQLLPEKQQSSLQFFHLNKFTEASEIPSFLNDCKEGKDIGLLSEAGCPGVADPGAEIVKIAHNEGIQVIPLVGPSSILLAMMGSGMNGQRFTFNGYLPIDKKERKKEIKDLERLSFEKQEAQIFIETPYRNNKLLEDLLQLLNPTTRLCVACDLTLPTEYIVTKPVSEWKKTKTDLHKRPAIFIFQREI; encoded by the coding sequence ATGGCAGACTTTAAGTATTCCGGAAAACTTTACCTTATTCCAACCACTATGGGAGCGGCAAACCCAATGCAGGTTTTACCGCAGCAGGTTAAAGAAATTATGGAAAACCTGGATATTTTTATTGCTGAAAATGAAAAAACCGCCAGAAGGCACGTAAAACAATTACTTCCCGAAAAACAGCAATCCAGTCTTCAATTTTTTCATCTAAATAAATTCACTGAAGCCTCAGAAATCCCTTCATTTTTAAACGATTGTAAAGAAGGAAAAGATATAGGATTACTTAGTGAAGCTGGTTGTCCCGGTGTTGCAGATCCCGGAGCTGAAATTGTGAAAATTGCTCATAACGAAGGTATTCAGGTAATTCCTTTAGTTGGGCCTTCTTCAATTCTACTGGCAATGATGGGCAGTGGGATGAACGGGCAACGATTTACCTTCAATGGTTATTTACCGATAGATAAAAAAGAACGGAAAAAAGAAATAAAAGATTTAGAACGACTTTCTTTTGAAAAACAGGAAGCACAAATTTTTATTGAAACTCCTTACAGAAACAATAAATTACTGGAAGATTTGCTTCAGTTATTAAATCCCACAACCAGGCTTTGTGTGGCTTGCGATCTTACACTACCTACCGAATACATTGTAACCAAACCGGTTTCAGAATGGAAGAAAACAAAAACAGACCTCCATAAGAGGCCTGCTATTTTTATCTTTCAGCGAGAAATTTAA
- a CDS encoding peptidoglycan-binding protein LysM — translation MRRKIAKFSILPVFAGCMFFSFSTREAANLEIEGYSTSNLDLNYTVALIEESELVKDQSLERALPELGKSYVGFKEAVGFKESRGNYQTINEFGYMGKYQFGIGTLELLGIYNSAEFLNSPQLQEAAFYTNASRNKWILIRDIARFDGKVINGVKITESGILAAAHLAGPGSVKKYLRSWGAQSFSDAFGTSIRNYMRKFGGYDTSFVKPEKNPRVNIKAFRA, via the coding sequence ATGAGAAGGAAAATTGCAAAATTTTCAATCTTGCCTGTTTTTGCAGGTTGCATGTTTTTCAGTTTTTCAACTAGAGAAGCAGCAAATTTGGAAATTGAAGGTTATTCAACTTCCAATCTAGATCTAAACTATACCGTAGCCCTTATAGAGGAAAGCGAATTAGTAAAAGATCAAAGCCTTGAAAGGGCGTTACCTGAACTGGGAAAGTCCTATGTAGGTTTTAAGGAAGCGGTAGGTTTTAAAGAATCCCGCGGAAATTATCAAACAATTAATGAGTTTGGTTATATGGGGAAATACCAGTTTGGTATTGGAACCCTGGAATTACTGGGCATTTACAATAGTGCAGAATTCCTTAACTCACCACAACTCCAGGAAGCCGCATTTTACACCAATGCTTCCAGAAACAAATGGATCTTAATTCGTGATATTGCCCGTTTTGACGGTAAAGTGATTAACGGAGTTAAAATAACCGAATCTGGTATTCTTGCGGCTGCCCACCTGGCAGGGCCGGGAAGTGTGAAAAAATACCTTAGAAGTTGGGGCGCACAGTCTTTTAGTGATGCTTTTGGAACTTCAATTAGGAATTATATGCGAAAATTTGGGGGTTATGATACTTCGTTTGTAAAACCCGAGAAAAACCCAAGAGTGAATATTAAAGCTTTTAGGGCTTAA
- the mltG gene encoding endolytic transglycosylase MltG, which produces MYIKKILLAIAILGLIGLSIFSYYIYTSIFSGNTSFSEDEKLVYVPTGADYQTVIDSLQPYVEDMESFDLIARKKGYASNIRAGRYAIKTGMNNNELVNALRSGNVPVKLTFNNQERLENLAGRVAQQIEADSTALIEVFKDEEFLTENDFTEAEALAMYIPNQYEFYWNTSAEEFRERMKREYNRFWTEEKRQKAEEIGLNPKEVSTLASVVHKETAKVDERPKVAGVYMNRYKNGWKLDADPTVIYALKHKTQKWDTIIKRVLYKDLELDSPYNTYIYKELPPGPIFMPDISAINAVLNYENHDYFYFVADVENFGYHKFAKNLAQHNRNKQEYVRWINKQGVKR; this is translated from the coding sequence ATGTACATCAAAAAAATTCTACTGGCTATTGCCATTCTTGGGCTAATAGGCCTTTCTATTTTCAGCTATTATATTTATACCAGTATTTTTTCAGGAAACACTAGTTTTTCAGAAGATGAAAAGTTGGTTTACGTACCCACTGGAGCCGATTATCAAACCGTAATAGACAGCCTTCAACCTTATGTTGAAGATATGGAGTCTTTTGATCTTATAGCTAGAAAAAAAGGCTATGCTTCCAATATTAGGGCTGGGAGATATGCTATAAAGACCGGGATGAATAATAATGAATTAGTGAATGCTTTGCGTAGCGGAAATGTGCCGGTGAAACTAACCTTTAATAACCAGGAACGCCTGGAGAATCTCGCAGGAAGGGTTGCCCAGCAAATAGAAGCCGACAGTACCGCTTTAATTGAAGTTTTTAAGGATGAAGAGTTTTTAACCGAAAATGATTTTACTGAAGCCGAAGCTTTAGCGATGTATATTCCCAATCAATATGAATTTTACTGGAATACCTCTGCTGAAGAATTTAGAGAACGAATGAAGCGTGAATACAATCGTTTCTGGACTGAAGAAAAAAGGCAAAAAGCCGAAGAAATAGGCTTAAATCCTAAAGAAGTTTCAACTTTAGCCTCGGTAGTTCATAAAGAGACCGCGAAGGTAGATGAACGCCCAAAAGTAGCCGGGGTTTATATGAACCGCTATAAAAACGGCTGGAAATTAGATGCAGATCCCACGGTAATTTATGCGCTTAAACATAAAACTCAAAAGTGGGATACCATTATAAAAAGGGTGCTTTACAAAGATCTGGAACTCGATTCACCTTATAACACTTATATCTATAAAGAATTACCTCCTGGCCCTATTTTTATGCCCGATATTTCAGCAATTAATGCCGTGCTTAATTATGAAAATCACGATTACTTCTATTTCGTAGCCGATGTTGAAAATTTTGGATACCATAAATTCGCGAAGAATTTAGCGCAGCATAATCGAAATAAGCAGGAATATGTGCGTTGGATTAACAAGCAAGGCGTAAAAAGATAA
- a CDS encoding GNAT family N-acetyltransferase, translating to MPGLKGNKVYLRALEPEDLDFVHTVENTEEFWEVSATQSPYSRFLIKQYLENAHRDIYDIKQLRLVICDLQDNEVGLIDIFDFEPKDRRAALGILIAEPSERGKGYGAEALKLLCNYCFTHLSMHQVYANITEGNETSVKMFENLGFQRVGVKKDWTYSEGRFKDEILYQLINK from the coding sequence ATGCCAGGCTTAAAAGGAAATAAGGTTTATTTACGAGCCCTGGAGCCCGAAGATCTCGATTTTGTCCATACCGTGGAGAATACCGAAGAATTTTGGGAAGTAAGTGCTACCCAATCTCCTTATTCCCGCTTTCTTATTAAACAATACCTGGAAAACGCACACCGCGATATTTACGATATTAAACAATTACGACTGGTAATTTGTGATCTTCAGGATAATGAAGTAGGGCTGATAGATATTTTTGACTTCGAGCCAAAAGACCGAAGGGCGGCTTTGGGAATTTTAATAGCCGAACCTTCTGAACGCGGAAAAGGATATGGCGCAGAAGCCCTAAAATTGCTTTGTAATTACTGTTTTACACACCTTAGCATGCACCAGGTTTACGCAAATATTACCGAAGGAAATGAAACTAGCGTAAAAATGTTTGAGAACCTGGGTTTCCAAAGGGTAGGCGTAAAAAAAGACTGGACCTATTCTGAAGGACGGTTTAAAGATGAAATTCTCTATCAATTGATCAATAAATAA
- the dapF gene encoding diaminopimelate epimerase, translating into MKIPFYKYQGTGNDFVMIDNRRQLLSKNNTKIIKKLCDRKFGIGGDGLILLENPEIDGDDFKMVYFNADGNESSMCGNGGRCLVAFAKFLEIIENEATFTAIDGSHKATIKDHQISLQMQNLSEIKQLGNSAFLDTGSPHHVIFTKNVSNLDVKKEGAVIRYSNEYVANGGTNVNFVDMQEDNTFLVRTYERGVEDETLSCGTGVTAVALAAHASGKATANTVKLIVPGGELSVSFKKENEIYTDVWLTGPAEQVFKGEIVCQA; encoded by the coding sequence ATGAAAATTCCATTTTATAAATATCAGGGCACCGGAAATGATTTTGTGATGATTGACAACCGTCGACAACTATTATCCAAAAACAATACCAAAATAATTAAGAAGCTTTGCGACCGTAAATTTGGTATTGGTGGCGACGGACTGATACTTTTAGAAAATCCAGAGATAGATGGCGACGATTTTAAAATGGTCTATTTCAATGCCGATGGTAATGAAAGCAGTATGTGCGGCAATGGGGGGCGCTGCCTGGTCGCCTTTGCGAAATTCCTGGAAATTATAGAAAACGAAGCAACTTTTACCGCGATAGATGGTTCGCATAAAGCGACTATTAAAGATCACCAGATAAGTTTACAAATGCAAAATCTTTCAGAAATAAAACAGCTTGGGAACAGTGCTTTTCTTGATACTGGTTCTCCACATCACGTAATTTTTACTAAGAATGTATCTAACCTTGATGTGAAAAAAGAAGGTGCTGTAATTAGATATTCAAATGAGTATGTGGCTAATGGCGGTACCAATGTCAATTTTGTAGATATGCAGGAAGATAATACCTTTTTGGTTAGAACTTACGAAAGAGGAGTGGAAGACGAAACGCTTTCCTGCGGCACCGGCGTTACTGCAGTTGCCCTGGCGGCCCACGCTTCTGGAAAAGCAACTGCTAATACAGTAAAACTTATTGTTCCCGGAGGGGAATTATCGGTTTCTTTTAAAAAGGAAAATGAAATCTATACCGATGTTTGGTTAACCGGCCCTGCAGAACAGGTTTTTAAAGGAGAAATAGTATGCCAGGCTTAA